The window TGCTAAAGTTGTTGCTTCTATCCCATTCTTCCCGGTTCGGCTTCTCTTGTTTCTTCTCTCCGATTGATTCATCATTTCTCGAATTCTCATTCCTTTATATCCTTGCAGCTTTATGAATCACAAACGGAATTCTTCCGGTCGGTGGATTACAGGTTTGAAGGGGATACATCCCTATGGAAAAATAAGTCAGATGATTTGATTGAGTTTGTAACTTCACCAAACAATCCTGATGGACAGCTGAAACATGCTGTTCTTCAAGGTTCAAATGTGCAAGCAATTTATGATCGTGCCTATTATTGGCCTCATTATACTGCTATTCCAGCCCCCGCTGATGAAGATATGACCATATTTACACTCTCCAAGCTTACTGGTCATGCTGGCTCCAGATTCGGGCAAGTTTTTCTCGCAACTTTTTATACCTTTTAAGAGAAAGAGATGGCTAAATTACATACATTGCATCATTTCACgttttggtgtacaactttcaattttaCATATAAGAATGTAATTGCGACCGGCCAATCTGAAGTCAACGCGACACATTAGCATTTTTCATCCTACTAAAAAGTGGGACTTACTCCTTTTCCAATTACTAAAATGGCCTCGTCTCCTTCCTTTGTTTTCTACGGgttttctctttttccctttctctctatAAGTGGTTGACTTCGGGTTGATCGGTCATATTTATACACTTTTAGTGGAAGATCACCAAAAGATTATACACCAAACAGTGAAATAATACAAAGGCACCACATATGTAACTTACCCCACAAAAAAGATATACAGAGTTACCATTTTTTTGGGTTTGGTTGCACAGTTGGGCTATTGTAAAGGATGAGGCAATCTATAAGAAAATGGTACGGTATTTGCAGTTAAACACTATGGGGGTTTCTCGAGAAACTCAAGTAAGAGTTCTAAAGCTCCTTAAGGTAGTAGTTGTTGGAGAAGGCGAAAACAACATATTTGAATTTGGACATCCCATAATAAGGAAACGTTGGGAAAGATTGAATGAAATAATATCAAAGACAGATCGTTTCTCCCTTCAAAAAATACCTCCTCAATACTGTAtttattttaacaaaataaaaaatgcttCACCAGGTATGGTAATCAAGTCTCATCTAAATATTGTAATGTAATTTAGAAATTATATAAATAGTTTAAGAAATGGTTTCAGCTTATGGATGACTAAAGTGTGAGAGAGAAGAAGATAAAGATTGTTATGAAGTGCTTAAAACTGCTAATATTAATGGTCGTCGAGGAGCTCAATTTTTCGCTACTGATCACTATGTGCGTTTCAGTCTTATCAGAAGCCAAGATGATTTTGAAATATTTGTTGAGAAGCTGAAACAGTTAATATCCAAGGAAGATGATGGACCAAACAGAATGTCATATACATATTCATCATAGGTTAGGTTAGGCATAAACAGAATTAAAATGTTTATTCTACAGAGGCCATGTCTATTGACCTTGTTCGAATGTATTTGTGTCTGTCTCCGGTGAGCCATTAATTAGAATATTCTCCACCACCGGTTAATCTTTTTACAGAGTAAATACTTGGAAACAATTCAAAAAGTAAGAATCAATTAATTGTTGGATTGGATGTCAACATTCTTTTACTTTGTCTAATCATAAACTCTAATCATTACCATAGCCCATACTTATTAGCTTCCAAGGTATGGTTATCATACTTACAACTCTCTTTATGAGGGTCTTTTTGTCTAAATAATTTATGAAATCACTGTGTATTGTACAACTAGTCGAAAACTACTAGTGCGATACATGAGATAAGAAATTTTtgtataatttagataaataaataaataaatttatatattttatttttgaataattttatattatgtatattttaaatttcaacatattttttattgataattcaaattaaattaaattaattttgaaaataaaaattgattaatttatttgaaaattagagGTCATTTGCCTTTAGGAATTAAGTTAATTCAACTCTTTTTATGTGTTGGATTACCACCTTTACCGATCATATTATCGATGCTAAAAAGCTCATTCTCTGAGTAGTAAAGAATTTTTTCCAACTCCTTTCATTTTACTacattataaatttttgttgaaATTGCAATTGGACTCCTCAATCTCATTTATACATATGAgtcttattttattttgcagTTTGATGACTCAACTCAATTACGAGATGTTTAGAACGTCACAGATTGATCCTCATTTTCTGTATACTTGAACGTTCATTTAGCTATTGAGAGTTGAGTTTCAATGTTAATTTAGTAAGTTCTTAATGATTatctatttttcatttttaaggaCTTGAtgtttgaaaatgaaaatttgtcTCTTAATGTTTCTTTAATTATTAACTCCAATCTATAGTACAAGTTAATTTAGCCTATACCTCTAATTGTTATGATAATGAAATAGACGAAAATAAAACATGATCATAagacaagttgttggaaaaatgataattaaaatttttattatttaaatctctttaatttctgAAAATGTTCAGCTCAATGactttaattaattgaattaatttcGATGTCCGTTTTCGGCTCCTCCTCAATAACCAgcctttaattaaaaaattaattgaattaatttcacacgtttattttaaacattttttaatactgagtgattacaattgcatttaattttctttaacTCAAATTAATTTACAAACTTAATACTACAttagaaaaaattaatatttgaatTAATGGACCAAAAACATTTCCATTCCCCTCTTTTTATCTCTGtctcattatttttatttatttctaatattatgTACAGTAATAGGTTCAAACCCTTACCCTTGGGTGGAAGTGTCATTACCGCTCGATCACATCCCTTGGGTTATGATTTATATAATattgaattttaaatataatttaatttaatttttagggttttattatattttaatatatatttttttttttttttttttggtagaaaaggaaaagaaaaacgaataacaacaaactacccaggaattagtctagggaagctaaccccaatcctatcttctaagagaagatgagagatgaaactaggggaaacaggaagggtagtaacgcctaacgtcccttcatggcccgccgccgccaagcgatcagcaacacgattctgctctctaaaaatgtgtctgaactctacgaactcaaaggaggagcaaagccttataatagctttgatgattaatatattttttttaattaatcttatattttattattattattttaaagaattccaattacaaaaataaatatgaaaacctatatattaaaattgcagaaaagtacaaatcattgatttttttgtaaaataaataaatcactcgcctttaattaaattctataaaagaattaattaatttttattttcaaaattaatttaatttaatttgaattatcaataaaaaaatatatatattttaatttaatcccTTTTATCTAGAGATAATGTCATTGGTAGggatatgtttagattttcttaaaGCATTTTTTGTACTGGATTCAtattttttcatctcttcatttatatatCTTGGATCTTTACCTTTTCGGGGgtgccaacctggttgggatGTCCGTTGGGCTAGGtctatatttcaataaaaaaatatacataatataaaattattcaaaaataaaatatatcaatttatttatttatttaaattatataaaataaaaattcatatCTACAGTATATCACATTGGTTTTTCACTAGTTATTTACAATATACaatgattttataaattatttagttAAGCCATAAGATTCTTCGTAAGAGAGTTGAACCTATCATAATGATGCTTTTATAATTAGACAAAAGTTAAAGAATGTTGACATCCAATCCAACAACTAATTGATTCTTACTTTTTAATTGTTCCCAAGTATTTACTCTGTAAAAGATTAACCAGTGGTGGAGAATACTCTAATTAATGGTTCACCGGAGAGCAACTGTTTACTATTATCTGTGATGATTCAATGAGTCAATTATATGGGATGATTCAATGAATCAAATATATGTGATGATAAACAAAAATTTTCTGTTTTTTCATAAAAGAAAACAAGATAATACTCATATAGGGAGACAAACTACAACCACTTATATAGGGAGAAAGACCACGACCATCCATGTTGAGAGAAAtacaagaaagaagaaaaaacttTAAATAAAAGAGAAACTATCAAACAAATTGATCGAAGAAATGTTTATCTTCCGGCTAAAAGCCGGaagaaaacctcaaaacctGAATGAAGAAGTTAAGAATTATCTTGACGACTAAGGTTTTGCTATTAGA of the Euphorbia lathyris chromosome 7, ddEupLath1.1, whole genome shotgun sequence genome contains:
- the LOC136236062 gene encoding tryptophan aminotransferase-related protein 4, which produces MSKKSNSKCYKLILGISIILNLLLIYKSYNYEKSWTRKAAEEAEEAAAISCSGHGRAYLDGAVCECNSCYAASDCSLFDPACPANAEAGDPLFLEPFWLKNAASSAVVISGWHRMSYTFSDQSFISKHLENVIRDLHAKVGNAVTQGRYIVFGAGSTQLLNAAVHSLSPHNSTSPAKVVASIPFFPLYESQTEFFRSVDYRFEGDTSLWKNKSDDLIEFVTSPNNPDGQLKHAVLQGSNVQAIYDRAYYWPHYTAIPAPADEDMTIFTLSKLTGHAGSRFGWAIVKDEAIYKKMVRYLQLNTMGVSRETQVRVLKLLKVVVVGEGENNIFEFGHPIIRKRWERLNEIISKTDRFSLQKIPPQYCIYFNKIKNASPVLSEAKMILKYLLRS